GGCCCCCGGTCGACGAAGGACGTGATCGCCCCGGGGTCTCTCACGTTGATCACGTCCGCCGGCAGCGACTGGGGGTCGGTCGCCGGACTCGCGGCGGAGTCCACCGGCGTGGGGATCGAGGTGGTGGAGATGACTACAGACCCGGACCCCGGCACCCCGGACGGGCCCGCGTGCCCGTCGTGGCCGGAGGTGTCCGGAGTGGGAGAACACGGAGCGGTACTGGTGCGCCCCGACGGGCACGTGGCCTGGCGGGCTCCGCACCGCGCCGACGGGAGGGTCCTCGAGGCGGCGGTCCGGTCCGTGATGGCGCTGCCGGAGCCCGCCGGGGTGTGACGTCACCGGGTCCGCCCGGGTGTGTGACACCGGGTTCTCCGGGGTGTGACGTCACCGGATCAACCCGAGCGGGCCCGGGACCGGATCAGCGCGACGCGGCCGACGCGTACTCCCGGGCCACGCCGCACACGGTCCCCTCCGGGCGGTCCCCCACGGCGACGGCGACCACGTCCGCCGCGGAGGTGGCCCCGCGGTCGACGGCGCGGACCACCAGGTCGCGGAGCTCGCGGGGGCTGCCTCCCGTCGCGTCGTGCAGGGCGGACAGATCGGCGGGATCGGTCGCCCTGGACCCTCCGGTCAGGCAGTTGACCAGGTCGAGGCAATCCATCTCGTCCATGGGTTCGATCGGTCTGCGGCGGAAGTCGGTGTGCGCGACGAGCCCGGGCAGCGGCCCCCTGGCGGTGACGATGACCTGGCACCCCGGTGAGGCCGGGAGCAGCGGGAGCACCGCGTCGACCGAGGGGGCATCGTCGAGCACCAGGAGGAGGCGACGGCCGGCCAGACGAGAACGGAACACGGCCGCCATCTCACCGACGGTCGACGGGAGGTCGGACTGCGGCACGTGGAGATCGCGCAGGAACCGCGACAGGTGTCCGTGGGTCGTGCTGCCCGGTTCGCCGAGGTCCACGTAGAGCTGGCCGTCGGGATGGGCGTGGGGGCGACTCGAACCCCAGTAGGCGGCGAGCGCGGTCTTGCCCACGCCGGGGTCGCCGGTGAGGAGCACCCCGCGCGGCCCCCGGTCCCGGTCGCGACCGGTCAGGTCGGAACCGATCAGTTCGGAGTCGAGCAGTTCGGAGTCGAGGAAGGCCAGGTCGTCCGCGCGTCCCACGAAGTGCCGGGGCGTCATGGGCAATTGCCTGGGGTGCTCGGGCCGTGGTGGCGGCCGCATGGCCGGCACGCGCGGGGAGGGCACCCGGTCCTCGAGAATGTGCTGGTGGAGCCGGGTGATCTCCGGGCCGGGTTCGATCCCGATCTCCTCCTGCAGGAGTCGCCGCCCGTCTCGGAACGCGTCGAGCGCGGCGGCGCGGTCCCCGCACCGGTACAACGCGAGCATCAGAAGTGCCCTCAGCTGCTCCCTGGTCGGCTCGTCGGAGACGAGCTCCTGCAACTCGCTGACCACTCGTCGATGACGTCCCTGACGGAGCTCGAGATCCAGGCAGGACTGGAGGGCCTCGAGTCTCTCCTCGCCGAGGCGGAGCGCGTCACCGTGCAGTGCGTGGAACTCGGTGAGCGGCTCCCCTCGCCACAGTCCGAGTGCCTCCCGGTAGGAGTCGACCGCCTCGGGGTCCGTCGCGGCGTTGCGAGCGCAGGCGAGGGTCTTGCGGAAGACCTCGGCGTCCACCCGGATCCCCGCGCCGGGTGAGAGTCGCTCGTCGGCGCCACGGAGCCTGTACCCACCCGGGGAGGTGGCCACCACGGTGCGTCCGTCCACCCCGGCGTTGGTCAGTGTGCGCCTCAGCCGGGAGACGCAGGTGCTGACCTGCGCCCGGGCGGTCTCCGGTGGGTCGGCCGGCCAGATCACGTCGATGAGCCGCTCCGCCGTGACCCCGCTTCCCGGAGCGAGGGCCAACGTCGACAGCAGGGCGCGCTCCCTGGCTCCACCGATGTTCACGAGGTGATCGTCCACCCGGACCTCCAGCGGCCCCAGGACCCCGATGGTCAGCGAGGTGGCGGTCATGTCCGGCTCGCGACCGTCGGAATGGCCGTCGCCGCGTCGATCACCTCGGCCGCGCGCTCGGTCCCTCCCGCGCGGGAGATCCGCTCCGCGATCTCGGCGGCGGCGCGCCGGAAATCCGTTCCGGCGACCCGCTCGACCGCGTGCCGGAGGCGGTCGGCGTCGAGTTCTGCGAGGTCCAGATCGAGTCCCACGCCGATCTCCTCGACCCGCCTGCCCGTGACGCGGTCCATCGCCGAGGTCGCGGTGACGACCATCGGGGTCGCCGTGGCCAGTGCCTCGAGCACCGTACCCATGCCACCGTGGGTCACGGCCACCTCCGCGTGGGCGAGCACATCGATGTGCGGGACCCAGCGGCGCAGCTCCACGTTGCCGGGAACGTCGTCGAGTTCCACCGGATCCAGGGCGTCGGCCGTCGTCATCACCACCCTCCACCGCGTGTCACGGAACGCCTCCATGCAGATCCGGAACACCTCCGGGTGGTCGTTGAACACCGCCCCGAGTGAGACCAGCGCCAGCGGACGGGAGTCGTCCCCCGCCTGCCAGGAGCCGAGGAACGACCGGTCCCCGAGACACGGGCCGACAAAGGTGAACTCGCGGCCGAAGGTCTCCCCCGCCGGTTGCAGCTCCCGCGGCATCGTCACGATCGTGGGTTCCTCGGCGGCCCACCACAGCGCGGCGGGGTCCTCCTCGACCCCGTGTGCGGCCAACACCTCCGCCACCTCCTCGAGGAACGGGTCGATCCAGCTCGGGGCGGCTTCCGACTCCGGCAGCGCTCCGCCGTGCTCCTCGGCCCCGATCGCCCGGAGGTAGGAGTAGTGGGCGTTGGAGGCGAACATCGGTACGAGTTGGACCGCCGGGATGTCCCACACCCGGGACAGGACACGACCGCAGAACAACACCGAGGTGTCGTAGACCACCACATCGGGGACCTCGGTGACGAAGGCGGCCCGCGCGGCGTCGAGCATGAGCGAGGACTCCCGGAGGAGCACCGACATGAGGTAGTCCAACTCCCCCGCGCTCCGACCGAAGTCGTGGTCGCGGTACTCCGAGGCGTACTCGAGCACCTCCGCGCCGGCCTCGCGAGCGATCGCGGCCGTTCTCGGCCCGGTCAGATACGAGACGCGGTGGCCGCGCCGCAGTAGAGCACCCACGACCGCGACGGTGGGGATCACGTGACCGTGGTCGGGGTGGACCACGTAGAGGACGTGTGCCATTCGTCGTTCTCCGTCCGGGGATCGGCTCCACGGCACACGCGGGGCGCACGGCCGTCCGAACTCGTTCCCGACCGACGCTATCCACGAGCGGAGAGCGCGCCGACCCCTAGCGACCCCTAGCAACCGGGGTTCGAGAGGCCGCCACCCCGGTCGCGGCGCGGCCCCACCCCACTCCGACCCCACTCATCGGCCCGCACCGTTGCGACCCGGGTGTCCGGCCGCGCACGCTGGTCCCGACACGGAAGAGATCGAGGTGCAGTGCCGTGAGTACACGACCGTTGGGCATCGAGGGAGCCCACGTGGTGATGCCGCCACGATTCGACGACGAGCGCGGGCACTTCTCCCCGTTCCTCCTCGACTCGCAGCTGCACGAGATCGGTGCCGACGGGATGTTCGCACTACGTCAGGGCGCGACGAGCGTGTCCCGCGCCGGAGTGGCCCGGGGCATCCACTTCACCCGGACACCCCCCGGGACCACCAAGTACGTGATGTGTACCGCGGGGCGCGTCAGGGATTACCTGGTCGACCTCCGGGTGGGGTCCCCGACCCGGGGCGTCGTCGAGAGCGTCCTCCTGGACGGCCACGATCTCACGTGCCTGCTCATCCCCTCGGGCGTGGGGCACGCGTTCCACAGCCTGCTCGACGGCTCCCGGATGGTCTATCTGATGTCGGGGGAATACGTACCGGAGGACGAGCTCGCCGTGGACCTCTACGACCCGGAGATCGGCCTGGACCTGCCCGATCCCCGGGAGGTGGTGCTCTCGGAACGGGACAGGAACGCCCCGTCGGCGGCGGAACTCGAGGCATCGGGAATGCTCCCCGACTACGAGGAGAGTCTGCGCGCCGACGCCATGGCCCGAGGCTCGACGGCCGATCGGACGCCGGCGATCGGGTCGGCCCTGTGAGCCCCACGGGGTCCCGGCGGATGCCCGGGTTCGAGACCGTGGACGAGGTCCTGGGATGGCTCGACGTGCAGCGCGAGCGGATGACCATGACGGCGCGGCCGGTTCCGCTGGAGGACCTGCGGAACTGGCACCTCGACCCGGTGAGCGGCAACCTCGGCCACGAGTCCGGGAAGTTCTTCTCCGTCGAGGGCGTCCGCGTCACCGACCCGGCGGGCCCGGTCCCCGCCTGGGACCAGCCGATCATCCATCAACCGGAGGTCGGGATCCTCGGCATCCTCGCCGACCGGAGTCGCATCGGCCCCACCCGGTTCCTCATGCAGGCGAAGTTCGAACCGGGCAACCCCGGTGGGGTCCAGCTCTCGCCGACCGTCCAGGCCACCCGGAGCAACTACCTCCGCGTCCACGGTGGTCGCCCCGTCCCCTATCTCGAGCACTTCCGCGACGTCGATCCCGAGTCGGTGCTCGCGGACGTCCGCCAGTCAGAACAGGGCGCCTGGTTCTTCCGCAAACGGAACCGGAACATGATCGTCGAGTCCCGGGACGCCATCGAACCGCGCGAGGGCTTCTGCTGGGTGGGCCTCCCGTTGCTCCTGCAGCTGCTCCACGTGCCCGATCTGCTCAACATGGACGCCCGCACGGTGCTCGCCTGCGCGCCGCCCGAGGCGCTCGCCGGGGTGGAGACGGTCGGCGGAGGAGCGCGGTCGGGCTCACTCTCGTGGATCACCGACCAGCGGACGGGCACCGAACTGACCGCCGAGTTGATCCCGCTCAACGAGACAGCTCGGTGGCGCCTCGACGACGGGATGATCCGCCATGACAGCGGGGGCCACTTCACGATCCTCGGCGTGGAGGTGACCGCCACGGGGCGAGAGGTCTCGTCCTGGCACCAGCCCATGCTCGCCCCGACGGGGCCCGGGATAGTCGGGGCCCTGGTGACCCGCGAGGGCGGAACCGTGAGCGTGCTGATGCGCTCGCGCACCGAGCCGGGCTGCACCGACGGAGTGGAACTCGGCCCGACGGTGCAGTGCCAGCCCGACACCCTCGAGCGCCATCCCGAGCGCCTCGCACCGCCGTTTCTCGACCGCTTCCTGTCCCCCGAGCCCGGGTCCGTCCGGTTCGACGTGGTCCAGTCGGAGGAGGGCGGCCGCTTCTACTTCGCGCGCAACAGGTACATGGTCGTGGAGATCGACGGCCGGCTGTCCGCCCCCGCCGGATTCCGGTGGTTCGGCCTCGACGAGATCTCGGACTTCATGCGGCATTCCTTCTACCTCAACGTCCAGGCCCGCAGCATCGCGCTCTGCCTGACGAGCCTCGTCGCCGCCCACGCGTGACGTCCATCGACGAAAGGACCGGATCATGACCATCGGGGTGTGGGGATACCTGGGGGAGTACCACAGCGAGAAGGACGACATCCTCGACGCCGTGGAGACGGTGTTCGCCTCCGGACGACTGGTCATGGGCCCGAGCGTCGAGGCCTTCGAGCAGGAGTTCGCCGGATTCCACGGGGTGGGGCACTGCGTGGGCGTCGACAACGGGACCAACGCCCTGGTGCTGGGCCTGCGCGCGCTCGGTGTCGAGCGGGGCGACGAGGTGATCACCGTGTCCAACACCGCGGCACCGACCGTTGTCGCGATCGACGCGGTCGGTGCCCGTCCGGTCTTCGTGGACGTCCGGGAGGAGGACCACCTCATGGACGTCACCGCCGTCGAGGCCGCGATCACCGATCGCACAGCCTGCATCGTCCCCGTGCACCTCTACGGGCAGTGCGTCGACATGACCGCGCTGATGAGCCTGGCCGACTCCAGGGGGGTCCCGGTCCTCGAGGACTGCGCCCAGGCTCACGGCGCGCGGCAGCACGGCCGTCTGGCGGGAACCTTCGGACGGGCGGCCGCGTACTCCTTCTATCCGACCAAGGTCCTGGGCGCCTACGGCGACGGCGGTGCGGTGATCACCGACGATCCCCAGGTGGACGCCGAGCTGCGGCGACTGCGCTACTACGGGATGGAACGGACCTACTACGTCGTCCAGACTCCGGGACACAACAGCCGCCTCGACGAGGTCCAGGCGGAGATCCTCCGCCGCAAGCTGGGCCGCCTCGACGCCTACATCGACGGACGGTGCGACATCGCGCGCCGGTACCGTGAGGGCCTCGGCGACACCTCCCTGGTGCTGCCCGGGCAGGCCGTGGGCAACACCCACGTCTACTACGTACACGTGGTGCGGCATCCCGACAGGGACCAGATCATCGACGAACTGGGCCGGTGTGGGGTCTCGCTGAACATCAGTTACCCGTGGCCGGTGCACACCATGAGCGGATTCCGGCACCTCGGGGTCGAGCGGGGCTCGCTCCCGGTCACTGAGCACCTCGCGGAGCAGATCTTCTCCCTGCCCATGTACCCGTCGCTCCCGCCGCGGGACCAGGACCGGGTCATCACCGAACTGCGCAGGGTGCTCGGCGCCGGGTAGCGGCCCAGCCTCCACCCGGCGAGCCTCATTCTCGAGCGAGCACGTCGCACGTCTGCCGGAGCCCCTCCTCCAGGCGAGTGCTCGCGATCCACCCGGTCTGCTCGGAGAACGGCCCCGGGTCGACCACCGAGGATCTCGCGTCGGTCGCGGTCGCGCCGTCCGGCGGTTCCACGTACTCCACCGGCACCGGCGTGCGGCCCAGGCGTTCGGCCGCGGCCTGGGCGGCGAGGGTGAACAACCGGGTCAGCGTGACCGCCTCGCCGGTGCCGATCGACCACGGCCGGCCTGCCAACCCGTCCGGAGAGGCGACCGCCCTCCCGACGGCGTCGGCGACGTCCCTGATGTGCACGAGGTCGCGCTCGGCGCTCCCGTCTCCCCAGATCGTCAGCGGCCGATCGTCCAGCGCGGTGCGCAGGATCCCCGCGACGACCCCCCGGCCCACGGTTCCACCCGGCCCGGCCGCCCCGTAGACCGTCGGCAGGCGCAGCGAGATCCCCCGCACTCCCCCGCGCCGGGTCGCCTCCATCAGGAGATCCTCGGCCTCCGCCTTGTGCCGCTCGTACCGCGAGAACTCTCCGTGGGCCGAGTGATCGAGGGAGGCCGTGGAGTCGAGGGAGGTCGCGTGGTTGAGGGAGGCCGCGTGGTTGAGGGAGGCCGCGTGGTCCAGGGAGGCCGTTCCCGGCACCACGACGACCGGCGGTGGCAGAGCCGGATCACGGGCGCTGCCGACTGCGGCGAGAACCGACTCCACGACACCCACGTTGACCCTGCGCGCGGCCACGGGGTCGGCGTCCGCGTCCCGCCAGCTGCCGTGAGGCGCGTAAAGGACCGACACCACCACCACGTCTGCATCGGCGACCAGATCGCGGACCGCCCGGGGGTCGGTGACGTCCGCGGCGTGGCGGTGGACCTCACCCGCCGTGAGATCGGGACCCACTGTGGGTGGACGGCGCCCCACCAGCCGAAGTCGGACCCCGGGGCCGTGGAGACGTCGGGCGAGAGCACCGCCCACGTACCCACCGGCCCCGAGGACCGCGACGGTGCTCGGTTCACACATGGCCCGGTTCAGACACTGTTCGGTTCACACACGGACCGGCTCGGGAGCGGGTTCCGACATCTCGTGAACCCTGGGCACGTACAGGAGCCACCGTCCTCCCGCGTCGAGGAACCCGGTCTCCCGCGCGGTGATCTCCCGAGCGTGGTTCCACGCGAACAGGACCGCCACGTCCGGGTACGGGTCGGGGAAGTCCGCCGAGTCGACCACCGGGATCCGGGACCCCGGCGTGAGCAGACCCTGCTTGGCCGGGGTGTTGTCGAAGATCCTCGGGATCAGGTCGGGTCCGATCCCGCACATGTTGAGTACTGTCGCGCTCTTGGCCGTCGCGCCGTAGCCCACCACGCTGAGCCCCTGCGCCCGGAGGTCGGTGAGCGCCGCGACGAGATCCCGGCGGATATCCGATACCCGGAGCGAGAACGCCTCCAGGGTCGCCGGTTCCGTCAGCCCCGACCGCTCCTCGGCCGCGATCATCACGGTCACAGCGTCGGAGACCTCCCGCGCCCCCGCCCGGGCGAGGGTGTACCGCACCTCGCCACCGTGCACGGGGAGCCGCTCCACGTCCACGAGCTCGAGGCCGTGACGACGCGCGAGCTCCTGTACCGACCGAGCGGAGAAGAGGTAGAAGTGCTCGTCGTAGATCTGGTCGAAGGAGGTCTTCTCGACGATGTCGCCGAAGTACGGGTCCTCGAAGACCATGATCCCGTCGGGCGCCAGCAACTCGTCCACACCGGCGAACACCGAGTCCAGGTACGGGATGTGGCACAGCGTGTTGGCGGCGTAGATCACCGTGGCCGGCCCGTGCTCCCCGCGGATCCGGACGGCGGACTCCTCCTCGAAGAAGTCCCCGAGAACTCGCACCCCCTTCTCGACGGCGAGTCGGGCGACCCCTGCCGAGGGCTCCACGCCCAGGTGGTGCATGCCGGCATCGGCCAGGTGGGACAGCATCGTCCCGTCATTGCTTCCCAACTCCACCACGAAGTCGTCTCCCCGGCCGGTCGTGTTCTCGAGGAACCTCGTGGCGACCCCTTCGAAGTGGGCGCGCATCCCGGCCGAGCCGCCGGAGATGAAGGGGTAGGACTCGTGGAACATCTTGTCGCGGTCCACCTCCTCCATGAGCTGGACCATCGTGCAGTCCAGGCACATGCCCACGGCCAGTCGGAACAGGTACTCCTGCGACTCGTCACCGGGGCGGCGGAACGCGTCGGAGAGCGGCTGCATGCCGAAGTCGTGGAACTCCTGCACTCGTCCGCGGCAGATCGTGCAGGGCTTCGTCGTCATCACAGATCCTTGGGTCATATTTCCTTGGCCTCGAGTCGGTACGGGTCGGTGCGTGGTCGGAACACGATGGGGTGAAGGTGATGGCCAGGTCCGGCGTACTCCGCCCGGCTCCTGGCGATCCCGGTGGAGAGATCCACCCGGCCGCTCACTCCGAGCTTCCGGTAGACCTTGGTCAGGTGCTGTTCAACGGTGCTGACGGTCACGTGCAGGCGTCGCCCGATCGCGCGGTTGGTCAGTCCCTCGGCGGCGAGTTCTGCCACCCGGAGCTCCGCCCCGCTCAGTCTGTGGTCGTCCCCCTCGTCGTCGGGTCCACTGCCGCGTGACGCGCGCCCTCCCGTCGGACCCGGGATTCCGGAGAGCATCCACGGAACGGTGTCACCGAGCACCGACCCGGGGAATCCGGCGCGGAGCGCGACGAGTTCGGCCCGAGCCCGTTCCACCACGGGTCCGTCGAGCCCGCACTGCACGGCCAGACGGTCGACGGCCTGGAGATCTCCCATCGCCGCCAACACCGCGCCGTTCTCCGCCAGGCGCCGTGCCCGGGCGAGGAGGACGCGCAGGTCGTGGAAGGTGGTGGCCATGAGATCGGGGGGACCGGACGGGCCGCTGGTACCGGCGGTATGAACCTCGGCCGCGGCGAGACCCGTCGCCAGTGGGAAGCCGAGAGCCGCGCCCCAACGCCCGCTCGGCAGGATCCGGAACGCCCGGTCGACCAGCAGACGAGCCGCCGGCCGGTCCCCGGTGTGGACGAGCGTGGCGGCGCGCACCGTATGGAGTAGCGCGGACTCGGCCGGGTCCGTGGAGGCCTCTGCGACCACCTCGATGCGGGCCGTCCATCCCGAGAGGTCGGCGTCAGGACGGCGACTCACGAGGGCCTCCACGACGTGTGCGATCGCCTCGGGGACTGCCGGCCCGGAGAGGAGGTCGGCGAGGAGGTGATCGACAGCGGTCTGCAGGTCCACGTCGCCGTCATCAGGACGGGTCACCGCATCGATCAGCGACGTCCACGGGTCCAGGAGCGCGGGGGTGAGATCGCGGACCAGTTCCCGCTCCGGGCCGGTCCACCGTCCGTAGTACCAGGCGTAGGCCAGATGGATCTGGGTGATCACTCTCGGCGTCGGCAGGATGGGTCGGGATCCGAGCCCGGCGATGGCCCGCGTCGCGGCGTCCCGGTCTCCCCGGCGCAATGCGGCCAGCACGACCGGAACGGCAGCGCTCTCGGGCGCACGGTTGTCGGCCAGAAACCGGACGGTCGGTGAGTCCGCGTCACGCGCGGCGGCGGCGCGGAGGTGCTCGGCGGTGCCGTCGATCCTGAACCGCGACCCGTCGATCACCCCCACGGCGCCCAGCGCGTCGAGCAGAGTGCGGGCCTCGGCGTTCGACTTCCCGAGCATCGAGGCGAGGGCCGAGGCGGAAGAGGTGGAGCAGGCCGGAACCATGGCCATTAGACCGCAGAGTTGCTCCGCCTCCGGCCCCAGATGGCGCAGGGCCGAATCGACGCAGCGGAGGTAGGCCCGCCCGGCCCGCAGGGGCGGTCCCGAGCCGTCCGATGTGGCGAGGTCCGCGATCAACGCGCTGGCGAGGGCCGGATTGCCGTTCGCGCCCTCGATGACGGCATCGGTCAGGGGGGCGTCGTCGACGCCGGCGTCCCCGAGCGCCGCACGGACACCCGACGAGGTGATCGGCGGGACGTAATAGACATAGTCGGTGACGTCGGACAGGACGGAATCCGACCGGGCCGCGGGATTCCAGGGCCCGCCCGAGGTGTAGACGACCATCGCTCCCTGCCTGCGGAGCCATGGCCCGCGGTCCCTGAATGCTGCGAGCGAATGCTGGTCCGCGTACTCCACATCATCGACGGCGAGCACGATCGGGCCGTCGGCGAGGAGGGGCGCGAGTGCCGCCAGGACCTGGTCGGGTGAGTCCATCGGCCGCCCCTGCTCCGGAAGGGTCACGGGGGTCGAGGTGTGGCGAAGACCGCCGTCGTCGAATTCCAGCGCGGAGCGGACCAGGTCGAGCACGGCTCCGTCAGTATCCCGGTGTTCGGGAGAGCAGGTGACGTAGACGACGCGGGCACCGGAGGCTCTCGCCCGGTCGACGAAGGCACGGAGGATGGCGGTCTTGCCGGACCCCCACGGGCCCAGGATGGAGCAGACGCCTGCGAAGCGATCACCGGCGGAGGCGAGTGAACCGAGGAGGAGGTCCACGAGCGCAGTACGTGCGTCGTCGTCCATCGGTCCTTCCCTGGCCGGTCGAGATCTGCCGGTCGAGATCTGTTGTGCACGAGCAGACTCGACCACCGTAGGGACCCAGTGCGGTCCCCCGGCGACGTCTGGGAGAACACACGGTGAAGGTGCTGCCAGAAAAAACTCATGTACGCGGAATGCTCCCCGAGTCACCGCGCACCGTCGGTGGGTATCGCGTCCTCGTCGTCGTCGTCGGGGTTCTTCTGGCCACCGGGGCGCGCACCGCGCCGATGCGGGGAGTCGCCAGGGAGGCTGGCGCGCACTGGCCGCCGACGACTCCTCCCCGCGCCTGGTCGCCGCCAGGGTGGAGTACGCGCCCTGATCGGCTTACGTGTCTCTTTTGCCAGGGCTCAGCCAGGGTGTGCTGCGCGTCTGGACCATTCCGGGCGCGCAACCCGGCGCCCTGACGCCTTGCCGGGCACCACGACGTGTACCCCGGTGCCACCACGCGCAGTCCGGCGCCGCGGCGTGCCAGCCGACCCGCGGGCCGTCAGACTCCCCCGAACCACGCCCGACTGAGCTCGGCGTACCGCCCCTCCGAGCGCAGCAGTTCCTCGTGGGTGCCCGATTCCACGATCCGGCCGTGGTCCACCACCAGGATCCGGTCCGCGGTCGCGGCCTGGCTCAGCCGGTGGGCCACCACCAATCCAGCCCTGTCTTTCAGCACCGCAGCCGCTGCCGCGTCGAGGCGTCGGGCACCGGCGGACCCGGCCTCGGCGGTGGCCTCGTCGAGGATCACCACGTCCGGGTCGGCCAGCTCCACGCGGGCCAGGGCGATCATCTGGGCCTGCATCGGATCGAGCGGGTGCCCGCCCTCCCCGATCACGGTGTCGACGCCGTCGGGCAGGTCATCGACCCAGTCCGCCCCGACGGTCTGCAGGGCCGCGCGTACCTCGGCGAGGCCGGCCTCGGGGCGGGGCGCACGGACGTTCTCGGCGATGGTGGTGGCGAAGGAGTGCACCTCCTGGGAGACCATGGTGATGTGCTGCCGCAGGGCCAGCGGGTCGATGTCGGCCAGCGGCACCCCGCCCATGCGGGCGCTCCCGTGGGTGGGCACCACAGACCCGGCGGCGACCAGCGCCAGGGTGCTCTTGCCTGCACCGGTGGACCCGACCACGGCCACCACCTCACCCGGCGCGACGGTCAGGTCGACGTCGATCAGGGCCGGTGCTCCCCCGCCGTAGGAGTGGCTGACGCCGGACAGGTCCAGCGCACCGTGCTGGTCGGTGGCCGACTCGAGCGTGGCGGTGCGCTCGGGCACTGGCATGGTGATCACCCCGACCATCCGGACCAGCGAGGCCCCGGCGGACTGGACCTGGTCGACCATGCCCACCAACGCGCCGATCGGGTTGAACAGCCGGTGGAACAGCAGCGCGGCGGTGGTCACGGCGCCGGCGGTGAGCGTGCCGGCGTCCACCAGGACAAACCCGACGACCAGCAGCAGCCCGAGGACCGTGACCTCGGCGCGGTTGTTCCGGCTGAAGGCGCGGGTGACGAAGTAGAACACCCGGATGGACAGGTCCCGCGCCCGCCCGGAGGCGCCGGTGATCCGGTCCAGCTCGGAGTCCTGGGCATCAAAGGCGTGCAGGGTCCGGGATCCGGTGATGCCGCCGAGGAGCCGGCTGGCACGGGTGCCGAAGGCGGCCCGCTCCGCGGCGTAGATGGGGCCGGACCGGGGCAGGTACCAGCGCAGCGTGGTCCAGTACATGGGCAGCGCGACCAAGCCCACCAGCCCGAGCCTCCAGTCCACCGTGGCCAGCCCGACCCCGGACACGATCACCGTGAACAGCGATTGCACCACCAGCGGGACCACGGCGGTAGCGGCCTGGCTGATCTCGCGGGCGTCCTCGGCCACGCGGGAGACCAGGTCGCCGGTCTCCGTGGTCTCCATCTGCGCCGCGCCCAGGCGCAGGGAGCGGTCCATTACCATCTCACGCAGCCGAGCCACGGTGGGCTCGGTCAGCTGGGCGAGCCAGGCCTGTCCGGCCCAGGTGCAGGCGGCGCCCACGATGCCGGCAGCGGCGATC
This Dietzia psychralcaliphila DNA region includes the following protein-coding sequences:
- a CDS encoding ABC transporter ATP-binding protein; the encoded protein is MSSTDTSGTGISTATHTETGAAEAPGNAGALVTTGTLPLASGRESLAVLWPLLKERRGYLLLVCLTGLVASVAGLVAPWVIGWLVDVLPGSQDYAAVWVGAGAIAAAGIVGAACTWAGQAWLAQLTEPTVARLREMVMDRSLRLGAAQMETTETGDLVSRVAEDAREISQAATAVVPLVVQSLFTVIVSGVGLATVDWRLGLVGLVALPMYWTTLRWYLPRSGPIYAAERAAFGTRASRLLGGITGSRTLHAFDAQDSELDRITGASGRARDLSIRVFYFVTRAFSRNNRAEVTVLGLLLVVGFVLVDAGTLTAGAVTTAALLFHRLFNPIGALVGMVDQVQSAGASLVRMVGVITMPVPERTATLESATDQHGALDLSGVSHSYGGGAPALIDVDLTVAPGEVVAVVGSTGAGKSTLALVAAGSVVPTHGSARMGGVPLADIDPLALRQHITMVSQEVHSFATTIAENVRAPRPEAGLAEVRAALQTVGADWVDDLPDGVDTVIGEGGHPLDPMQAQMIALARVELADPDVVILDEATAEAGSAGARRLDAAAAAVLKDRAGLVVAHRLSQAATADRILVVDHGRIVESGTHEELLRSEGRYAELSRAWFGGV
- a CDS encoding helix-turn-helix transcriptional regulator — translated: MDDDARTALVDLLLGSLASAGDRFAGVCSILGPWGSGKTAILRAFVDRARASGARVVYVTCSPEHRDTDGAVLDLVRSALEFDDGGLRHTSTPVTLPEQGRPMDSPDQVLAALAPLLADGPIVLAVDDVEYADQHSLAAFRDRGPWLRRQGAMVVYTSGGPWNPAARSDSVLSDVTDYVYYVPPITSSGVRAALGDAGVDDAPLTDAVIEGANGNPALASALIADLATSDGSGPPLRAGRAYLRCVDSALRHLGPEAEQLCGLMAMVPACSTSSASALASMLGKSNAEARTLLDALGAVGVIDGSRFRIDGTAEHLRAAAARDADSPTVRFLADNRAPESAAVPVVLAALRRGDRDAATRAIAGLGSRPILPTPRVITQIHLAYAWYYGRWTGPERELVRDLTPALLDPWTSLIDAVTRPDDGDVDLQTAVDHLLADLLSGPAVPEAIAHVVEALVSRRPDADLSGWTARIEVVAEASTDPAESALLHTVRAATLVHTGDRPAARLLVDRAFRILPSGRWGAALGFPLATGLAAAEVHTAGTSGPSGPPDLMATTFHDLRVLLARARRLAENGAVLAAMGDLQAVDRLAVQCGLDGPVVERARAELVALRAGFPGSVLGDTVPWMLSGIPGPTGGRASRGSGPDDEGDDHRLSGAELRVAELAAEGLTNRAIGRRLHVTVSTVEQHLTKVYRKLGVSGRVDLSTGIARSRAEYAGPGHHLHPIVFRPRTDPYRLEAKEI
- a CDS encoding class I SAM-dependent methyltransferase codes for the protein MTTKPCTICRGRVQEFHDFGMQPLSDAFRRPGDESQEYLFRLAVGMCLDCTMVQLMEEVDRDKMFHESYPFISGGSAGMRAHFEGVATRFLENTTGRGDDFVVELGSNDGTMLSHLADAGMHHLGVEPSAGVARLAVEKGVRVLGDFFEEESAVRIRGEHGPATVIYAANTLCHIPYLDSVFAGVDELLAPDGIMVFEDPYFGDIVEKTSFDQIYDEHFYLFSARSVQELARRHGLELVDVERLPVHGGEVRYTLARAGAREVSDAVTVMIAAEERSGLTEPATLEAFSLRVSDIRRDLVAALTDLRAQGLSVVGYGATAKSATVLNMCGIGPDLIPRIFDNTPAKQGLLTPGSRIPVVDSADFPDPYPDVAVLFAWNHAREITARETGFLDAGGRWLLYVPRVHEMSEPAPEPVRV